In one window of Nocardioides panacisoli DNA:
- a CDS encoding NAD(P)H-dependent flavin oxidoreductase: MRTPLCDAFGIDHPIFAFTPSEHVAAEVSRAGGLGVLGCVRFNDTEELEQTLTWMDENTDGKPYGVDVVMPMKVPDEVKDMDLSTMIPEEHVTFVEQTLQKLGIPPLPEGEGREGVLGWLHSVARSHVDVALQHRPVLIANALGSPPVDVIEQAHAHGVKVAALAGASKHALSHVANGVDIIIAQGYEAGGHTGEVASMVLQPDIVDAVGPDVPVLGAGGIGSGRQIAASLALGSQGVWTGSIWLSTTEYQQLNSHAGWTEAFTSATSSDTRRTRIYTGKPARLLKTKWTDAWDEADAPDALPMPLQNLLVADAHNRINAAGDPEVVSMPVGQVVGRMNEVKPVRQVMAELIADFEETVKRLDGVAGL, from the coding sequence ATGCGTACCCCCCTGTGCGATGCGTTCGGCATCGACCACCCCATCTTCGCGTTCACCCCCTCCGAGCACGTCGCGGCGGAGGTCTCGCGCGCGGGCGGTCTCGGCGTGCTCGGCTGCGTGCGCTTCAACGACACCGAGGAGCTCGAGCAGACCCTCACCTGGATGGACGAGAACACCGACGGCAAGCCGTACGGCGTCGACGTGGTCATGCCGATGAAGGTCCCCGACGAGGTCAAGGACATGGACCTGTCGACGATGATCCCGGAGGAGCACGTCACCTTCGTCGAGCAGACACTGCAGAAGCTCGGCATCCCGCCCCTGCCGGAGGGCGAGGGACGTGAGGGAGTACTGGGGTGGCTGCACTCGGTCGCGCGCTCCCACGTCGACGTCGCGCTCCAGCACCGCCCCGTCCTCATCGCCAACGCGCTGGGCTCACCGCCGGTCGACGTCATCGAACAGGCCCACGCCCACGGGGTGAAGGTGGCAGCGCTCGCCGGTGCCTCCAAGCACGCGTTGAGCCACGTCGCCAACGGCGTCGACATCATCATCGCCCAGGGCTACGAGGCCGGTGGCCACACCGGTGAGGTCGCCAGCATGGTGCTCCAGCCCGACATCGTCGACGCCGTCGGTCCGGACGTGCCGGTCCTCGGGGCCGGCGGCATCGGGTCGGGCCGCCAGATCGCCGCCTCCCTCGCGCTGGGCTCCCAGGGCGTGTGGACCGGCTCCATCTGGCTCTCCACCACCGAGTACCAGCAGCTCAACAGCCACGCCGGGTGGACGGAGGCGTTCACCAGTGCCACGTCGAGCGACACCCGACGCACGCGGATCTACACCGGCAAGCCGGCCCGGCTGCTGAAGACGAAGTGGACCGACGCCTGGGACGAGGCCGATGCCCCCGACGCCCTGCCGATGCCGTTGCAGAACCTCCTCGTCGCCGACGCCCACAACCGGATCAACGCCGCGGGCGATCCCGAGGTGGTGTCCATGCCGGTCGGTCAGGTCGTCGGGCGGATGAACGAGGTGAAGCCCGTCCGCCAGGTCATGGCCGAGCTGATCGCCGACTTCGAGGAGACCGTCAAGCGTCTGGACGGGGTCGCGGGACTCTGA
- a CDS encoding LVIVD repeat-containing protein, producing the protein MLPTARDRAARTSTRRRATWRHLTVALVAAGAVGSAAYAAAGDPPPPPEATPAADCGPGSRPETSIQGRVPKADYASGRAARGYTCNTEQTAQQGSSGGFKTLRYTDQQGNTCAYYDSTLLVPRDVVSNLLRGDGLGVVVLDMNDPAAPRRTANLTTPAMLSPHESLLLNEERGLLVAVMGTLATAPGVLDVYDISGDCRKPRLMSTTLSARFGHESGLSPDGRTFWSAGAASTTMTAVDLTDPRRPRTLLDHNGVVHHGLRFSDDGRTMYVANIGSPNGTDVLADPGLRIYDVSEVHDREPDPEIHLLSELTWPEASIPQSAEPFTSGGRQYVLEVDEFSDLFGDGRRFFARNAPVGAARIIDVEDPRRPEVVSHLRLSVHQPEHRTDAQFADPGATFPAQGYAAHYCSLPTRDEPRIAGCSMILSGLRLFDISDVENPREVGYFNQPSVARDKPFVLLPPAVGGYAMSRPAWDADNDAVWYTDVNSGFYNVRLTGAAAELLP; encoded by the coding sequence GTGCTCCCGACCGCGCGTGATCGCGCTGCCCGAACGTCCACGCGTCGTCGCGCGACCTGGCGACACCTCACTGTCGCGCTCGTCGCTGCGGGGGCCGTCGGCTCCGCGGCGTACGCCGCCGCCGGCGACCCGCCGCCACCCCCGGAGGCGACTCCCGCGGCGGACTGCGGCCCCGGTTCCCGTCCCGAGACCTCGATCCAGGGGCGCGTGCCGAAGGCCGACTACGCCTCGGGGCGCGCTGCTCGGGGCTACACCTGCAACACCGAGCAGACCGCGCAACAGGGCTCCTCCGGTGGCTTCAAGACCCTGCGCTACACCGACCAGCAGGGCAACACCTGCGCCTACTACGACTCCACGCTCCTGGTGCCCCGCGACGTCGTGAGCAACCTGCTCCGCGGCGACGGGCTGGGGGTGGTCGTGCTGGACATGAACGACCCGGCCGCGCCGCGTCGTACGGCCAACCTGACGACGCCGGCGATGCTGAGCCCGCACGAGTCGCTGCTGCTCAACGAGGAGCGGGGACTCCTCGTGGCGGTGATGGGCACGCTCGCCACCGCGCCCGGCGTCCTCGACGTCTACGACATCAGCGGGGACTGCCGGAAGCCACGCCTGATGTCCACCACCCTCTCGGCGCGGTTCGGCCACGAGAGCGGACTGTCGCCCGACGGGCGCACCTTCTGGTCCGCGGGCGCCGCGAGCACCACGATGACCGCGGTCGACCTCACCGACCCCCGTCGCCCGCGGACCCTCCTCGACCACAACGGCGTCGTCCACCACGGGCTGCGGTTCTCCGACGACGGCCGGACGATGTACGTCGCCAACATCGGCTCGCCCAACGGCACCGACGTCCTGGCCGACCCCGGGCTGCGCATCTACGACGTCTCCGAGGTCCACGACCGCGAGCCCGACCCCGAGATCCACCTGCTCTCCGAGCTGACCTGGCCCGAGGCGTCCATCCCGCAGAGTGCCGAGCCCTTCACCTCCGGCGGTCGGCAGTACGTCCTCGAGGTCGACGAGTTCAGCGACCTCTTCGGCGACGGTCGTCGATTCTTCGCCCGCAACGCCCCGGTGGGAGCGGCGCGCATCATCGACGTCGAGGACCCCCGGCGTCCCGAGGTCGTCTCCCACCTCAGGCTGTCGGTGCACCAACCCGAGCACCGCACCGACGCGCAGTTCGCGGACCCCGGTGCGACGTTCCCGGCCCAGGGGTACGCCGCGCACTACTGCTCGCTGCCGACGCGGGACGAGCCGCGGATCGCGGGCTGCTCGATGATCCTCTCCGGACTGCGGCTCTTCGACATCAGCGACGTCGAGAACCCCCGCGAGGTCGGCTACTTCAACCAGCCCAGCGTGGCGCGTGACAAGCCGTTCGTGCTGCTCCCGCCGGCGGTCGGTGGTTACGCGATGTCGCGGCCGGCGTGGGACGCCGACAACGACGCCGTCTGGTACACCGACGTCAACAGCGGGTTCTACAACGTCCGCCTCACCGGCGCGGCCGCCGAGCTGCTCCCGTGA